In one uncultured Devosia sp. genomic region, the following are encoded:
- the rseP gene encoding RIP metalloprotease RseP, whose amino-acid sequence MFDFIFWLLSYVVPFLAVLTIIVFVHEMGHYLVARWNGIAIQAFSIGFGRELVGWTDKHGTRWKFSAVPLGGYVRFLGDMNEASVPDPDAAEKIDPALRPKLFASKNVWQRISVVIAGPLANVLLTFVILYVLLLSYGRMVTPPEIAQVAIGSSAEEAGILPGDVITSVDGFAVRGFEDFDRLVATSPQRSISITLERAGQSQSIVVVPDSIEIKDRFGNNQRMGTIDAYPFVIPAIVGEVLPGSVAERAGLLPGDRFVSVDGVAAVDFQGFQQLVSSRPDQAIAVEIERDGQRQTIDLTPEPFDQEIRSGEVETIGRIGVRPAAPEGVERTLYRPGPIEAIGMTGEEIRFIVQRTAAFLGDFFVGRGDVEQLGGPVKVAKVSGEVATLGIVALINLMALLSLNIGIFNLLPIPMLDGGHLLYYLVEAVRGRPLSMRVQEIGFRFGFALVLAFMVFTLFNDTIFAHFGILR is encoded by the coding sequence TTTTCGATCGGCTTCGGTCGGGAGCTGGTTGGCTGGACCGACAAGCACGGCACGCGCTGGAAGTTTTCGGCTGTTCCGTTGGGCGGCTATGTGCGCTTTCTGGGCGACATGAACGAGGCCAGCGTTCCCGATCCAGATGCCGCCGAGAAAATCGATCCGGCGCTGCGGCCGAAGCTGTTCGCCAGCAAGAATGTCTGGCAGCGCATTTCGGTGGTCATCGCCGGTCCGCTGGCCAATGTGCTGCTGACTTTCGTCATCCTCTATGTGTTGCTGCTCAGCTATGGCCGCATGGTGACGCCGCCCGAGATTGCCCAGGTGGCGATCGGCTCGTCGGCCGAGGAAGCGGGCATCCTGCCGGGCGATGTCATCACCTCGGTCGACGGATTTGCTGTGCGGGGCTTTGAGGATTTCGACCGGCTGGTGGCGACGAGCCCGCAGCGTTCGATCAGTATCACGCTGGAGCGGGCAGGGCAGAGCCAGTCGATCGTCGTCGTTCCCGATTCCATCGAGATCAAGGATCGTTTCGGCAACAATCAGCGCATGGGCACCATCGATGCCTATCCCTTCGTCATTCCCGCCATTGTCGGCGAAGTGCTGCCGGGCAGTGTTGCGGAGCGGGCGGGCCTGTTGCCGGGTGACCGCTTCGTCTCAGTCGATGGCGTCGCTGCGGTCGACTTCCAGGGCTTCCAGCAGCTGGTTTCGTCCCGGCCGGATCAGGCCATTGCGGTCGAGATCGAGCGTGACGGCCAGCGTCAAACCATTGATCTGACACCGGAGCCATTCGACCAGGAAATCCGTTCAGGCGAAGTCGAGACCATCGGCAGAATCGGTGTGCGACCCGCAGCGCCGGAAGGCGTCGAGCGGACGCTTTATCGACCGGGTCCGATCGAGGCGATCGGCATGACGGGCGAGGAGATTCGCTTCATCGTCCAACGTACAGCGGCGTTCCTCGGTGATTTTTTCGTTGGCCGCGGCGATGTCGAGCAACTCGGCGGGCCGGTCAAGGTGGCCAAGGTTTCCGGGGAAGTTGCGACCCTTGGCATTGTCGCGCTGATCAACCTGATGGCGCTGCTGTCGCTAAATATCGGTATTTTCAATCTTTTACCGATACCCATGCTCGACGGCGGCCATCTTCTATATTATCTGGTGGAAGCTGTTAGGGGGCGTCCGCTGAGCATGCGGGTGCAGGAAATAGGGTTCCGCTTCGGCTTCGCCCTGGTTCTCGCATTCATGGTCTTCACGCTCTTCAACGACACGATCTTTGCTCACTTCGGGATTCTGCGTTAA
- the bamA gene encoding outer membrane protein assembly factor BamA: MHGDSLGLVAEGNNNMIHPTKLMRGAVLALAILGAAPLAGHSIPVLGVVTAQAQEQLVASVLFEGNKRFTDTQLLAMVDVSSSGVYTQQRVNSDIESIRQAYDRDGFLSVSVSARTEATNDGRVRVIFVVNEGNRAGIKAINFTGNNAFGSNSLKSNMLTKETGILSWLFKDDGYDEQKIAVDRERIRLYYANRGYPDAQVNSVGEYDAAQNAYFINFTINEGQKYEFANVGIETSIAGLNTDGLKGTVQTSQGGNYSAVNLQDTIEEMAYEANAQGYSFADVRARLDRDVTNGTFNVTYLVDEGARIYVERINISGNTKTRDFVIRRELEFAEGDPFSRALVVRGRKNIDALGYFSAVNLTTTQGSAPDKVIININVTETSTGEYGATAGYSTQDGILGEVSLTERNFLGRGQYLRASIGASESGRTFDFSFTEPRFMGLKVAAGIDAYHRISDEGSSIFYGSESTGGQLRANVPLTSALSATLFVGGEHKVIKDEETPTSVLVFNDQEFNKAFVGYTLTWNSLDDTKSPTSGLYASFTQQYIGWDHNLLKSEARARYYMPLIQDSGIVASVRGQAGIINDLGDDGVHAVEAFRPGSQLIRGFDGGGLGPRLTNGEYLGAVAYAGISGEIEFPIPVLPESYGVSGAVWADAAWIDDGRFPAFDTTAVAGVDPGSVDVPIRTSVGASLIWDSPFGPLRGDFAHVIDKSSSDKTQVFQITMSSLF, encoded by the coding sequence GTGCATGGCGATTCCCTGGGCCTGGTCGCAGAAGGCAATAACAATATGATCCATCCCACCAAGCTGATGCGCGGCGCGGTTCTGGCGCTTGCCATTTTGGGTGCAGCGCCGCTAGCCGGTCACAGCATTCCAGTTCTTGGCGTTGTGACTGCTCAGGCTCAGGAGCAACTCGTCGCTTCGGTGCTCTTTGAGGGCAACAAGCGCTTCACTGATACACAGTTGCTGGCGATGGTCGACGTTTCGTCGTCTGGCGTCTACACGCAGCAGCGCGTCAATTCCGACATCGAGAGCATCCGTCAGGCCTATGACCGCGACGGGTTCCTCAGCGTGTCGGTTTCGGCGCGTACGGAAGCCACCAATGACGGTCGCGTCCGCGTTATCTTCGTGGTCAACGAAGGCAATCGCGCCGGCATCAAGGCGATCAACTTCACGGGCAACAATGCCTTTGGTTCGAACAGCCTCAAGAGCAACATGCTCACCAAGGAAACCGGCATTCTCAGCTGGCTTTTCAAGGATGACGGCTATGACGAGCAGAAGATTGCCGTCGATCGCGAACGCATCCGTCTCTACTACGCCAATCGTGGTTATCCCGATGCGCAGGTGAATTCGGTCGGCGAATATGACGCCGCCCAGAATGCCTATTTCATCAACTTCACGATCAATGAAGGTCAGAAGTACGAGTTTGCCAATGTTGGTATCGAAACCAGCATTGCCGGTCTTAACACCGATGGCCTCAAGGGCACGGTGCAGACCAGCCAGGGTGGCAATTACTCGGCTGTGAACCTGCAGGACACCATCGAAGAGATGGCCTACGAAGCCAATGCACAGGGTTACTCCTTTGCGGACGTTCGTGCCCGTCTTGACCGTGACGTGACCAATGGCACGTTCAACGTGACCTACCTCGTTGACGAGGGTGCTCGCATCTATGTCGAGCGCATCAATATCTCGGGCAACACCAAGACGCGTGACTTCGTCATCCGTCGCGAGCTGGAGTTCGCCGAAGGCGACCCCTTCAGCCGTGCACTGGTTGTTCGTGGCCGCAAGAACATCGATGCCCTGGGTTACTTCTCGGCCGTCAATCTGACGACCACGCAGGGTTCTGCCCCGGACAAGGTGATCATCAACATCAACGTGACCGAAACCTCGACGGGTGAGTATGGCGCAACTGCCGGTTACTCGACGCAGGACGGCATCCTGGGTGAAGTCTCGCTCACCGAGCGCAACTTCCTCGGTCGTGGCCAGTATCTGCGTGCCTCGATCGGTGCTTCGGAATCGGGTCGTACCTTCGACTTCTCCTTCACCGAGCCCCGCTTCATGGGTCTCAAGGTTGCTGCCGGTATCGACGCCTATCACCGCATCAGCGACGAAGGTTCGTCGATCTTCTACGGTTCGGAATCTACCGGTGGCCAGCTCCGCGCCAATGTGCCGCTGACCAGCGCCCTGTCGGCCACGCTCTTCGTGGGTGGCGAGCACAAGGTCATCAAGGACGAGGAGACTCCGACTTCGGTGCTCGTGTTCAACGACCAGGAGTTCAACAAGGCTTTCGTTGGCTATACGCTGACCTGGAATAGCCTTGACGACACCAAGTCGCCGACCAGCGGTCTCTATGCGTCCTTCACGCAGCAGTACATCGGCTGGGACCACAATCTGCTGAAGTCGGAAGCTCGTGCCCGCTACTACATGCCGCTAATCCAGGACTCGGGCATCGTTGCCAGCGTTCGTGGCCAGGCCGGTATCATCAACGATCTCGGTGACGATGGTGTCCACGCTGTGGAAGCCTTCCGTCCGGGTTCGCAGCTGATCCGTGGCTTCGATGGTGGTGGTCTTGGCCCGCGCCTGACGAATGGCGAGTATCTCGGTGCCGTCGCCTATGCCGGTATCTCGGGCGAGATCGAGTTCCCGATCCCGGTCCTGCCGGAAAGCTACGGCGTGTCGGGTGCTGTCTGGGCCGATGCCGCCTGGATCGACGATGGTCGCTTCCCAGCCTTCGATACCACGGCCGTTGCAGGCGTGGATCCGGGCAGCGTGGATGTCCCGATCCGGACTTCGGTTGGTGCGTCGCTGATTTGGGACAGCCCGTTCGGCCCACTGCGTGGCGACTTCGCCCACGTGATCGACAAGTCCTCCTCGGACAAGACCCAGGTGTTCCAGATCACCATGTCGTCCTTGTTCTAG
- the lpxD gene encoding UDP-3-O-(3-hydroxymyristoyl)glucosamine N-acyltransferase, with the protein MVDTRFHPFAGPFSIASILADLKRDDLLAGLNGADLSISGVAELELAGPEELGLAAHTSYIEELRSTSAGAVVVLPALRDVVPDHVLAIVADRPHQLFVEILDLLYPANTRAVLSGGRTDFGAPIFERDVVTGSNAVIGAGVEIGRGTVIGANTVIGAGVTIGRNCTIAANVTIDCAHIGNNVTIHSGVRIGTEGFGWLDHGRSNRKIPQLGRVLIQDHVEVGANTTIDRGALGDTMIGENTKIDNLVQIGHNCKIGRGCLIAAMTGLAGTTTLEDGVLMGGNSASSGHLTVGAGSIVHARGAVTKNWPPGSKLAGAPAVDIRDHWRELATLRKLSKGDKRG; encoded by the coding sequence ATGGTCGATACCCGTTTCCACCCTTTCGCCGGGCCGTTCTCGATCGCCAGTATTCTTGCTGACCTCAAGCGCGACGATCTGCTGGCGGGGCTGAACGGCGCGGACCTTTCCATATCCGGCGTCGCCGAGCTCGAGCTGGCTGGTCCGGAAGAGTTGGGCTTGGCGGCTCACACCAGCTATATCGAAGAGCTGCGTTCGACCTCGGCGGGCGCTGTCGTGGTCTTGCCAGCCTTGCGCGATGTCGTGCCGGACCATGTGCTTGCCATCGTCGCTGACAGGCCGCATCAGCTGTTCGTCGAAATTCTCGACCTACTGTATCCTGCCAACACCAGAGCCGTTCTTTCCGGCGGCCGTACGGATTTTGGTGCGCCTATTTTCGAACGCGATGTCGTTACCGGTTCCAATGCCGTCATCGGGGCGGGCGTCGAAATCGGGCGCGGCACGGTGATCGGCGCCAATACGGTGATCGGCGCCGGCGTTACCATCGGCCGCAATTGCACGATCGCCGCCAATGTGACCATCGACTGCGCGCATATCGGCAACAACGTTACGATACATTCCGGCGTCCGGATCGGAACGGAAGGCTTTGGCTGGCTCGACCATGGCCGGTCGAACCGCAAGATTCCGCAGCTCGGACGGGTGCTGATTCAGGACCATGTCGAGGTCGGTGCCAATACAACCATCGACCGTGGCGCCCTGGGCGATACCATGATCGGCGAGAATACCAAGATCGATAACCTCGTGCAGATCGGCCATAACTGCAAGATCGGCCGGGGCTGCCTGATTGCGGCCATGACGGGACTTGCCGGCACGACCACTCTGGAAGATGGCGTGCTGATGGGGGGCAATTCGGCCTCTTCGGGCCATCTGACGGTGGGCGCAGGTTCGATCGTCCACGCCAGGGGTGCCGTCACCAAGAACTGGCCGCCTGGCAGCAAGCTTGCCGGTGCTCCGGCCGTCGATATAAGAGATCACTGGCGAGAGCTCGCCACATTGCGGAAACTATCCAAAGGGGACAAGCGGGGATGA
- the fabZ gene encoding 3-hydroxyacyl-ACP dehydratase FabZ, protein MTDSATESTELSAMSLGEILQSLPHRYPFLMIDKIVKIDGDQTAVGIKNITYNEPIFQGHFPENPIFPGVLIIEGMAQTAGAIVIKYEAGTGKKNIVLMLGIDKAKFRKPAIPGDVLEFHISKIQRRRNVGRYQARAMVGDTLIAEAEISAMIVEANS, encoded by the coding sequence ATGACCGACAGCGCAACAGAGAGCACTGAACTTTCGGCCATGAGCCTTGGCGAAATCTTGCAAAGCCTGCCGCATCGCTATCCGTTCCTGATGATCGACAAGATCGTCAAGATCGATGGCGATCAGACCGCGGTCGGCATCAAGAACATTACCTATAACGAGCCGATCTTTCAGGGTCATTTCCCAGAAAACCCGATTTTCCCGGGCGTGCTGATCATCGAAGGCATGGCGCAGACCGCCGGGGCTATCGTCATCAAGTATGAGGCTGGCACGGGCAAGAAGAACATCGTGCTGATGCTGGGCATCGACAAGGCCAAGTTCCGCAAGCCCGCCATTCCAGGCGACGTGCTGGAGTTCCATATCTCCAAGATCCAGCGTCGCCGCAATGTCGGCCGCTACCAGGCCAGGGCCATGGTGGGTGACACCTTGATCGCCGAGGCGGAAATCTCCGCCATGATCGTCGAGGCCAATTCGTGA
- the lpxA gene encoding acyl-ACP--UDP-N-acetylglucosamine O-acyltransferase, which yields MTDTVVHPTAIVAPGAKLGKGVKVGPYSIVGENVVLGDNVELVSHAVIEGRTSIGADSKVFPFASVGHQPQDLKFHGEDSRVEIGERCTIRESVTINPGTEGGGMLTKVGDDCLLMACSHVAHDAIVGNNVVLANYVGIAGHAIIGDHVRFGGICAVHQFVRVGNHAFIGAHSMVDSDVIPYGLAVGNRARLAGLNLVGLKRRGFEREAIHRLRAAYRQIFASEGTLRERVEDAAELFKGDVLVQDVVAFIAAASDRPILLPRNSDLEETQ from the coding sequence GTGACCGATACCGTCGTTCATCCGACGGCTATCGTCGCGCCGGGCGCCAAGCTGGGCAAGGGCGTCAAGGTCGGTCCCTATTCGATCGTCGGCGAGAATGTCGTTCTCGGCGACAATGTCGAGTTGGTTTCCCATGCCGTGATCGAAGGCCGCACCAGCATTGGCGCGGACAGCAAGGTCTTTCCCTTTGCTTCGGTCGGACACCAGCCGCAGGACCTCAAGTTTCACGGCGAGGATTCGCGGGTCGAGATCGGTGAGCGCTGCACCATTCGCGAGTCGGTGACGATCAATCCCGGCACAGAGGGCGGCGGCATGCTGACCAAGGTCGGCGATGACTGCCTGCTGATGGCGTGTTCACATGTGGCGCATGACGCTATCGTGGGCAATAACGTCGTGCTGGCCAATTATGTCGGTATTGCCGGCCATGCCATCATCGGCGACCATGTGCGCTTTGGCGGCATTTGCGCCGTGCACCAGTTCGTACGCGTTGGCAACCATGCCTTTATCGGCGCGCATTCGATGGTCGACTCCGACGTCATTCCCTATGGCCTTGCCGTGGGCAATCGCGCGCGTCTTGCCGGGCTCAATCTGGTTGGGTTGAAGCGTCGTGGTTTCGAGCGCGAGGCTATTCATCGCCTGCGCGCGGCCTATCGCCAGATTTTTGCCAGCGAGGGAACCTTGCGCGAACGCGTTGAGGATGCTGCAGAACTGTTCAAGGGCGATGTTCTGGTCCAGGACGTCGTGGCTTTTATCGCCGCGGCTTCGGATCGCCCGATCCTCCTGCCGCGCAACTCCGATCTCGAAGAGACCCAATGA
- a CDS encoding lipid-A-disaccharide synthase — translation MSEPDRLKLFILAGEPSGDRIAADLIRRLKARVHLAFIGVGGQDMQAEGLKSLFPMSDLAVMGITDVLMRLPLLLWRVEQTARAICKANPDIAILVDAQDFSKLVAKRARKLGFKGKLILYVAPSVWARAPQRAAKLRPLFEEVLAVLPFEPAVMERLGGPPTAYVGHPALGERIQRAVSERGPLVLLPGSREGELRRHLPLFRQMLEQIGNQPSVDGVVIPTLKALKDRVERETAEWPVPVTVVADRTARAELYSKALMAVAVSGTATLELALAQVPMVVSYVLDGPQAKAYDKLGRPPVSLPNIILARPVVAELVQDAPDAVALTRDVLDLLDNKKARQDQIAAFGELGDLMEQGAEDHPRQDPADRVLSHWDQRLPRS, via the coding sequence ATGAGCGAGCCGGATCGGCTCAAACTGTTTATCCTCGCCGGCGAACCGTCCGGGGACAGGATTGCGGCCGACCTGATCCGTCGTCTCAAGGCGCGGGTGCATCTGGCATTTATTGGTGTCGGCGGGCAGGACATGCAGGCCGAAGGCCTCAAGTCGCTGTTTCCGATGAGCGACCTGGCGGTGATGGGCATCACCGATGTGCTGATGCGCCTGCCGTTGCTGCTATGGCGCGTCGAGCAGACTGCGCGGGCCATTTGCAAGGCCAATCCCGATATTGCGATCCTTGTCGACGCGCAGGACTTTTCCAAGCTGGTGGCCAAGCGCGCCAGAAAGCTCGGCTTCAAGGGCAAGCTCATCCTCTATGTTGCTCCCTCGGTCTGGGCCAGGGCACCGCAACGGGCAGCCAAGCTCAGGCCACTGTTCGAGGAAGTGCTCGCCGTTCTGCCCTTCGAGCCGGCAGTGATGGAGAGACTTGGCGGCCCCCCAACCGCATATGTCGGCCATCCCGCTCTGGGTGAGCGCATCCAGCGCGCGGTTTCTGAGCGCGGGCCGCTGGTGCTGCTGCCGGGTAGCCGCGAGGGCGAGTTGCGTCGCCACTTGCCGTTGTTCCGACAAATGCTGGAGCAGATCGGCAATCAGCCTTCGGTGGACGGCGTGGTCATTCCAACGCTCAAGGCGCTCAAGGATCGGGTCGAGAGAGAGACTGCCGAGTGGCCGGTGCCCGTCACCGTTGTCGCCGATCGGACGGCTCGCGCCGAACTTTACAGCAAAGCGCTGATGGCTGTTGCAGTATCGGGTACGGCAACCCTCGAACTCGCGCTGGCGCAGGTACCGATGGTGGTCAGTTATGTGCTCGATGGACCGCAGGCCAAGGCCTATGACAAGCTGGGCCGGCCGCCAGTCTCGCTGCCCAATATCATCCTGGCCCGCCCGGTCGTCGCCGAGCTGGTGCAGGATGCGCCGGACGCCGTCGCCTTGACACGTGACGTGCTCGATCTGCTGGACAATAAAAAAGCCCGCCAGGACCAGATTGCGGCCTTTGGCGAGCTTGGCGACTTGATGGAGCAGGGGGCCGAAGACCATCCCCGTCAGGACCCGGCGGACCGGGTCCTTTCACACTGGGATCAGCGGCTGCCGAGATCCTGA
- the gltA gene encoding citrate synthase, with protein MTEKVAKLVIGDQTHELPVLSGSVGPDVIDIRTLYAKTGMFTFDPGFTSTAACESAITYIDGDKGELLYRGYPIEQLAEKSNYLEVCYLLLYGELPTKTQFAEFEQLVTRHTMVHEQMHYFYRGFRRDAHPMAIMTGVVGAMAAFYHDSTDISDPQQREIASIRMIAKMPTIAAMAYKYSVGQPFVYPRNDLDFASNFLHMCFSVPAEQFKVNPTIAKAMDLIFTLHADHEQNASTSTVRLAGSSDANPFACIAAGVACLWGPAHGGANEAALNMLKEIGTVDRIPEFIARAKDKSDSFKLMGFGHRVYKNFDPRATVMQKTAKEVLDLLGVHNNPTLQVAQELEKIALEDPYFVERKLYPNVDFYSGIILEAIGFPTSMFTVLFSVARTVGWISQWKEMIADPQKKIGRPRQLYDGAPAREYQDLGSR; from the coding sequence ATGACCGAAAAAGTCGCCAAACTCGTCATCGGGGACCAGACGCACGAACTTCCAGTGTTGTCGGGTTCCGTTGGTCCTGATGTAATCGACATTCGTACGCTCTATGCCAAGACTGGCATGTTTACTTTCGACCCCGGTTTTACGTCGACGGCCGCTTGCGAAAGCGCCATCACCTATATCGACGGCGACAAGGGCGAGCTGCTGTATCGCGGCTACCCGATCGAACAACTGGCTGAAAAGTCGAACTATCTCGAAGTTTGCTATCTGCTGCTCTACGGCGAACTGCCGACCAAGACCCAGTTCGCCGAATTCGAGCAGCTCGTCACGCGCCACACCATGGTGCATGAGCAGATGCACTATTTCTACCGCGGTTTCCGTCGCGATGCGCATCCCATGGCGATCATGACCGGTGTGGTTGGCGCCATGGCTGCCTTCTACCATGACTCGACCGACATCAGCGATCCGCAGCAGCGCGAGATCGCCTCGATCCGCATGATCGCCAAGATGCCGACGATCGCTGCAATGGCCTACAAATATTCGGTCGGCCAGCCCTTCGTCTATCCGCGCAACGATCTCGATTTCGCGTCCAACTTCCTGCACATGTGCTTCTCGGTTCCGGCTGAACAGTTCAAGGTGAACCCGACCATTGCCAAGGCGATGGACCTGATCTTCACCCTGCATGCCGACCATGAGCAGAACGCGTCGACCTCGACCGTGCGTCTCGCCGGCTCGTCAGACGCCAATCCTTTCGCCTGTATTGCTGCCGGCGTTGCCTGCCTCTGGGGCCCTGCCCATGGCGGTGCCAACGAAGCCGCGCTCAACATGCTCAAGGAAATCGGCACCGTCGACCGCATTCCCGAGTTCATCGCCCGCGCCAAGGACAAGTCCGACAGCTTCAAGCTGATGGGCTTTGGTCACCGCGTCTACAAGAACTTCGACCCCCGCGCGACCGTGATGCAGAAGACGGCCAAGGAAGTGCTCGACCTGCTCGGCGTGCACAATAACCCGACGCTGCAGGTTGCCCAGGAACTCGAAAAGATTGCGCTGGAAGACCCCTATTTCGTCGAGCGCAAGCTCTATCCGAATGTGGACTTCTACTCGGGCATCATCCTGGAAGCGATCGGCTTCCCGACCTCGATGTTCACCGTGCTCTTCTCGGTCGCCCGCACCGTTGGCTGGATCAGCCAGTGGAAGGAAATGATCGCCGATCCGCAGAAGAAGATCGGTCGTCCGCGCCAGCTCTATGATGGAGCACCGGCCCGCGAATATCAGGATCTCGGCAGCCGCTGA
- the gltX gene encoding glutamate--tRNA ligase — MSQVVTRFAPSPTGYLHIGGARTALFSWAYAQNKGGKMLLRIEDTDRERSTEAAVVALVDGLKWLGLHWDGEPISQFGRAARHAEVAHELVKMGHAYYCYCSPAELDQMREEARAAGKPPRYNGFWRDRDPSEAPAGVSPVVRIKAPLSGDIVVDDHVQGKVVFKTENLDDFIILRSDGTPTYMHAVVVDDHDMGVTHIIRGDDHLTNAARQIIIYQAMGWTVPEMAHIPLIHGPDGAKLSKRHGALGVEAYRQMGYLPEALRNYLARLGWSHGDDEIFSTDQMVEWFSLEGLNKGAARFDFVKLENINGHYIREAKPDYLYKIMLDTAAEVGRTADVEGLSANEAIVLAAIPELQPRAKTVLELIDLAQFIYASRPLAIDAAAAVLLTDETRSVLKDMADSLRGLNEWTVPAIDGAMRTLAEAKGLKLGKLAQPLRAALTGRTVSPGIFEVMVLIGRDESMARLEDQTGTV, encoded by the coding sequence ATGTCCCAGGTCGTCACCCGCTTCGCCCCTTCACCCACTGGCTACCTCCACATTGGCGGCGCCAGAACCGCTTTGTTTTCATGGGCTTACGCTCAGAACAAAGGCGGCAAGATGCTGCTGCGCATCGAGGATACCGACCGCGAACGCTCGACCGAAGCCGCCGTCGTCGCCCTGGTCGATGGCCTGAAATGGCTGGGCCTGCATTGGGATGGCGAGCCGATTTCCCAGTTCGGCCGCGCCGCGCGTCACGCCGAAGTCGCCCATGAGCTCGTCAAGATGGGCCATGCCTACTATTGCTACTGCTCGCCCGCCGAGCTCGATCAGATGCGCGAAGAAGCCCGCGCCGCCGGCAAGCCCCCGCGCTACAACGGTTTTTGGCGTGACCGCGACCCGAGCGAAGCGCCAGCAGGCGTCTCGCCCGTGGTCCGCATCAAGGCCCCGCTGAGCGGCGATATCGTCGTGGACGACCACGTCCAGGGCAAGGTCGTGTTCAAGACCGAGAACCTCGACGACTTCATTATCCTGCGCTCGGACGGCACCCCGACTTACATGCATGCCGTGGTCGTCGACGACCACGACATGGGCGTCACCCACATCATCCGCGGCGACGATCACCTGACTAATGCCGCCCGCCAGATCATCATCTATCAGGCCATGGGCTGGACGGTGCCAGAGATGGCCCATATCCCGCTGATCCACGGCCCCGATGGTGCGAAGCTGTCCAAGCGCCACGGCGCACTGGGCGTCGAAGCCTATCGCCAGATGGGCTATCTGCCTGAGGCGCTTCGCAATTACCTCGCCCGCCTCGGCTGGAGCCATGGCGACGACGAGATCTTCTCGACCGACCAGATGGTCGAATGGTTCAGCCTCGAAGGCCTCAACAAGGGCGCCGCGCGCTTCGACTTCGTCAAGCTCGAGAACATCAACGGCCACTATATCCGCGAAGCCAAGCCGGATTATCTCTACAAGATCATGCTCGACACCGCAGCCGAAGTCGGCCGCACCGCCGACGTCGAAGGCCTCAGCGCCAATGAGGCCATCGTCCTCGCCGCCATTCCCGAGCTACAGCCGCGCGCCAAGACCGTGCTTGAGCTGATCGACCTCGCCCAGTTCATCTATGCGTCACGCCCGCTTGCTATCGATGCCGCCGCCGCCGTGCTTCTGACCGACGAGACCCGCTCGGTTCTCAAGGACATGGCCGACAGCCTGCGCGGTCTCAACGAGTGGACCGTTCCGGCCATTGATGGCGCCATGCGGACCCTGGCAGAAGCCAAGGGCCTCAAGCTCGGCAAGCTGGCCCAGCCCTTGCGTGCAGCCCTGACCGGCCGCACCGTTTCGCCGGGCATTTTCGAGGTCATGGTGCTCATCGGTCGCGATGAATCCATGGCGCGCCTCGAAGACCAGACCGGCACTGTCTAG